One Glandiceps talaboti chromosome 20, keGlaTala1.1, whole genome shotgun sequence genomic region harbors:
- the LOC144450878 gene encoding uncharacterized protein LOC144450878 — protein MKLSFHFICLVMVSWGIIVFYIIKWNVESDLGKLPASGKTNESFVEQTFTDLGLRLSMKENCSHMADGGASEEELKCSKSLKHYHDNLAKKGKRWWFCPTIHDILWTCLKPLRRGQEPLPNYFLQNHTLQQDHLYKLASVAFLHIPKCGGTSINNFVVQLSKTIYGRRKVHDIRHCLDFYSLAYDLGSTSDRVFMISKRVYGLHQFAYPNRPFLYFAWFRHPIDRFISQYYYLRNFPNENKEVRKSKNITDFLMMTKGCNIHVTDNFVVRLLQFGDHRDNDDSFEARDGASIPGVTDAPEITEKSLPNGKEKLA, from the coding sequence ATGaaattgtcatttcattttatctgCCTGGTGATGGTCAGTTGGGGTATCATCGTGTTCTACATAATCAAATGGAATGTCGAATCTGACTTAGGAAAACTTCCAGCATCAGGAAAGACAAACGAAAGCTTTGTTGAACAAACTTTTACGGATCTAGGACTGCGATTGTCAATGAAAGAAAATTGTAGTCATATGGCCGACGGGGGTGCTTCTGAAGAGGAACTCAAATGTTCTAAGTCTTTAAagcattaccatgacaacttgGCAAAGAAAGGAAAACGTTGGTGGTTTTGTCCGACAATCCATGATATACTCTGGACATGTTTAAAACCACTAAGACGGGGGCAAGAACCCTTACCGAATTACTTTCTACAAAACCACACTCTCCAGCAGGACCATTTGTATAAATTAGCATCTGTAGCCTTCCTTCATATCCCTAAATGTGGAGGAACGTCTATAAATAACTTTGTGGTTCAACTCTCCAAAACCATCTATGGTAGACGCAAAGTACATGATATTCGTCACTGTTTAGATTTCTACAGTTTAGCCTATGACCTCGGGTCAACAAGTGATCGAGtatttatgatttcaaaacGTGTTTACGGACTTCATCAGTTCGCCTATCCCAACAGACCATTCCTTTATTTTGCATGGTTTCGTCATCCAATAGATCGCTTTATATCCCAATACTATTATTTGAGGAATTTTCCAAATGAGAACAAAGAAGTAAGGAAAAGTAAAAATATCACCGATTTTTTGATGATGACGAAAGGTTGTAATATTCATGTGACTGACAACTTCGTGGTACGTTTATTACAATTTGGTGATCACCGAGATAACGACGATTCGTTTGAAGCACGTGATGGCGCTTCTATTCCTGGAGTTACAGACGCACCAGAAATAACAGAAAAATCACTTCCTAACGGCAAAGAGAAACTTGCTTAA